A stretch of DNA from Candidatus Micrarchaeum acidiphilum ARMAN-2:
ACCGAGGCCGAACTAGGCAAGGGCGTGTCAAAGAGTCCAGACGCAGAAAAGATAATACACTTCATGTGTGCGGAGCACGGCTTCGACGAGGCTCGCGTTAGAAAATTCTCAGATGTTCTGAAGAAAGCCCGCGGGACATCTGCCCAAAAAGGCATATCCTCGTGGATGTAAACCTACATCTTGCTCAGCGGCTCAACCCCGAGTACAGTAAGCACGGCATCCATCACAACCTTAAAACACGTGACAATCTCAAGGCGGGACAGCTTTTCATCTTCGTCCTGCAGCTTGAGTATGTTTTTGTGCTCATAGAACTTGCCGAACAGCAGCGCCAGCTCTCCCGCATACTCAACCAGCAGATTTGGCTTCAGCTCTCTGCACGATCTTTCCAGGACCGTCACGCATCCTGACATCTTCTTTACAAGCTCGAACTCCAGATCGTCTTCTATTCCGGAAACCTTTATGGTGCTCTTGTATAGCACGCCTTCATTTCCGTAGTTTTCAAGTATTCTGTTCGCCCTGGCAAACATGTACTGGCAATACGGCCCTGACCTTCCTTCAAAATTCAGTGCCGTAGCCCAAGAGAAGTTCAGCTTCTTTTCATTCGAAAGCCTGAGGAATTCGAATCTTATGGCCGCAAGAGCAACCTTTGCCGCTATGCTGGCCCTTTCTTCCTGAGAAGTTTCGAACCTTGCGCCTATGAGTCCGTATGCCCTCTCTCGCGCCTCGCGTATCAGGTCGTCAGCCGTGTAACCAAGCCACGTGCCCTTCCTCCCTGCGAGTTTTGCGCCTTCTATATCAACCACTCCATAGGCAAGATGCTTTAGGTTCCTGGCCTTTTCCGGGTAGCCGATGCTGTCTATTACCAATCTGACAAATGACTGCTCAAAGCTCTGCCTAGTATCTATCGGATTCACAGCCATGTCCGCGTTCCCGAAATTCATTCTGCTGCCGTCCTCCGAGGTAGTGTACAGGCTGCTCCCGCCGGGCTGTTTGACGAACTCCCTGTACTTAAAGCTGTCTTCGAATATGCCGAACTTCCACATATGGAATGCGATGTCCTTCGCGACATAATCTGGAGTGCCATTGCTGCGCACAAGCACCTTAACGTTTTCCTTCAGATTCCTGAATTCCTCTGGCAAATCCTTTATCCTGTCAAAGCTTATTATTGCGCATCCTGCATATTTGCCCTCCTTCGGCCTGTCTATCACACCCTTGTCCTCCATGATCTTCATTGCCTTTTCGAAAAGCTTCTCCCTTATAATGTCGCTTTCCCAAACAAGCAGGTCATGATAGATATTGAGTTCAAAAAGCGTTTCATACTCCGCCATAACATATTTTTCTGCAGAGTCCCTGCATAGCACGGATTCGTATGTGCCATCCTGCTCCATAAGGGTCAGCACTTTGGCAATATCTTCTTTTATCTCATGGGTTTCAGCGTACTTGTTTACCTCAACATAGACCTTGCCTATCTCGTGATCAAACTTGCCGTTCGGGTTTATTTCTATGCCAAGTTCCTCAAGATGCATCAATCCCCAAACTGCCTGGGCAACTTGGAATCCAAGGTCGTCTATGTAATCCTCCCTCTCCACCTTGTATCCGCAAACTGCATAAATGTTGGCAAGCACGTTTCCGATGAGCGCATTGCGCACCTGTCCCATGTGCAGTGGATGAACGGGGTTGGCGCTCGGCGACTCTACCACTACTATCTTTCCAGATCCAATCGTGGATTTTACTGCGTTGCTCCCGCCCTTCAGCAGCCATTCCATCACCAAAGCCGTAAACTTTTTCCTGTCAAGGTAAAAATTTATAAATCCATTCTCCTCCTTTACGCTTTTTACGGCTTCGATACCCCCAATCCCGGAAATTATCGAACTTGCCACATCGGCCGGCTTCCTGCTGATTGATTTGGCTATCCTAAATGCGATATTGCAGGATATGTCGCCAAAACCATCGGACAATCCAAAGGCATTGTCAAGAGCCGATTCAAATTCTGCGTAGCCTGCTTTTCGCATCGCGGACATGGTCGCATCCTTTATTGAATCTAAAACGCCTTGAAGTGGAGATGGGTCCATCCTAAACACCAGTTATAACGTCAAAATCCTTCAGGAACGAAGGCAAGGCGTCTATTATGTCAGTAGCAACGACGTGCATGCCCTTCTCATCAAAAAGCTTGTCACCCAGATATGAATGGACATATACGCCCGCAACTGCACTTTCGAAAAGATTTTTGTGGGATGACGCAAACGCAGCTATTATGCCTGACAGCACGTCCCCGGTGCCCATCGTTGCAAGGGCAGGACTCTTTGCCCTGTTTATCTTGACAAGATCCCCGTTTGTTATTATGGTCTCATTCCCCTTAAGGACTAGGATGCAGCCGTTGTCCTTCGCGAAATCTATGGCTGCGTTTATCCTCTTGCCAAGGTCATATTTCCTTACATCTACCCCTGCCAGCGCCCTGAACTCTCCGTAATGCGGGGTTATGACCATGTTGCTGTCTATGAAATTCTTGTACGCAGCCATCACCTTTATTGCAGTTGCGTCTATGACTATGGAATTGCGTTTTTCCTTCTCGTACTTGACGATCTCGGATACGACCTTGAAAGTTATGTTCGCCTCAGACAGGCCCGGACCTATAACAAGCGCGTTGTGCCTTATGTCCCTAAGCTTTTCCATGTCCTTTTCTCCAAAGTGCGCTTCGTTAAATCCCTTGGCTATTATTTCCGGAGATTTCGATGAAATGGTCTCTACTATGCCGTCAGGAGCAAAAACCGTCACATATCCTGCCCCACCGCGCAAGGCCGCAATCGTGTTGTTTGCGCCAAAAGCAGAAAGCAGCGGCGCACCGCGATAATCTTCACTCCCTCCGATTATCAGCACGGATCCCCTTTCGTACTTGTTGGTGTCCATGCGCTGTTTTTCCACTGCAGCTCTCACATCTCCTGGCCCTGAAAAGAGTTCAATGCTTGCCGGAAGCCCTATGTCGACTATTATGCTGCTGTCAGCATTATATTTCCTCAGCGCTGTCTTCTGCTTGTGTATTACAAACACCTGCCTTGCCCTTATTGCAGCAATGTTGGGCGCGCCGCTGTCTGGGTCTATGCCTGAAGGTATGTCTATAGCGATCACATTCCTGCCTGCCCCGTTTACCGTCTTAATTGTTCTATAAAGCAATCCAGACAATCTGCCGACAAGGCCGATGCCTATTATGGCGTCGACCACCACATCGCTCCATCTTAGGTGCCGCCTTATGTCATCCGGGTTGCTGTCCGTAATGCTGTCAACCTCTATCAGGTCCTTGACTATCCTGTAGTTCATCAGCATGGCCTTATTCTTAATTCCGGAAACGTCCCCGACAATAATCACCCTTACGCTTGCATGCCCTATCAGATGCCGCGCGGCAGACAGACCTATGGCACCCTTGCCTCCAACGCCGCATACAAAAAGTATTTTTTTATTTTTATACCTTCTTCGTAGCTCCTCAGATATGGCGTATCCTGCGTTTTCAACCATCAGCTTTTCCCCAAAACCTAGATGCTCCCCGTTCAATATAATATTATAGGTGTCGGCAGAGCCAAGCAGCTTCTTTGTGAATATTGTAAAATCTTTTAAACCTTCCATAATATTAAATATAAGTTTACAAATAAAAATACTTTGCAAGCAACTCCGGTGATAAGAATATCAAAAGTATACAAATCAAACAATTTCCTAATTGTAAGAATACCTTATGAAGTAGTTGAAGGGCTGAACATAAAGCCAGGAGACGAAGTCGACTTCTTCAGCTACAAAAACAAGTACTACATATTTGCCAAAAAAAGCGACATAACCAAAATACTTACTGGTGATGAAGTCGCGCCGCGTCCTACTGCTGCAAGGCCGCAGGCAAGGCCCTCGCAGTCCCAACCCACCGAAGAAGAGCTTTCAGCCCTTAAAAAGCTAGATACTATACGGTACAACGAGCGTACAAGGGAAAAGTCCGAAAGTGTAATGACGCAGGGCGAGAAGCAGGCTTTGCAGTCCTCCATAAAAAAGGGCTATGTGGTTCCGTTCAAGGACCCCAAGACAGGTACAATAAAATACAGCATAACAAAATGGATTTATGACGAGTTTCTTATGCGTAAAAGACCTGGCCAGCAAACTGCCCAGCAGCCCGGCGCCCGCGCGCCGGCATCTGCAGCTCCGCAAGGCAGCGTACAGCATGCCCCGGATGCAGGAAGCCAAAACCAATACATAACAAACCTGCACAAGTACGGCTACGCTGTCATACCAACTGAGGCTGAGGCTTCAGAAGTGTCGCTCATGATAGAAGACGAGATACGCCACGGCATCGTTATGGGCACAAGGGCTTTCAACAAAAAGTTTTACATAGCTACAAAGAATTTCATAATAAAGAACACAACAAAACTTCTCAACCTGATACGCACGAAACCCATGGGCGTAGGAGACATCGCCGCTGCGGCGGAACTCAACCCGGAAGGCGCTCGCGCCATACTTTATATACTTTCTGAAAGCGGAGAGGTGACAGAAGTCAGAAAAGACATATTCAAGGCAGTATAACCTCTATATGTATATGAAGTGGTCTATTACCAGTATTATCAGGGCAAGAGCCACTACAAAGACTATGACAACCTTTGGATTTATCTTGGGTCCTCTGGACGGTGCGTCATAAAAGCTGAGCACTCCTGCCTGTGACTGTGGTGAGTAAAGCGACGCCATAAATACTACCCTGTTAAGATGGCTAATGCATAAAATACTAAAAGCCAGTTAAAACTATAATATAATAACTATAAATTATTTAAACGTATTCATGGATTGGTGTTCTAATGACACGACTAGCACCCTACGCAATGCTGTTGCTGCTCGGAGCGTTAATCTCAATGCCGCAGTCGTACGGCTCGTCAACTGTCACGCTTTCTAGTTCATGCAGTTATAGCAGTACGGCCCGTGGTGCTGGAATTGTAGGATTTAGCTTAAGCAACAGCGGCAATGGCCCCGCCGCAGACATACTAATAACCCCATATTCGTTTGCAGGAGACTCTTACGGCATAGCGCATTCATACAACTCCCTGCCTCCATCCAATACCTTAGAATCAAACTTTTCGCTCGGCGGCTTTAATGAGCCAGGAAGTTACGGTTTGGTGTTTCTGGTGGGATACACGCAGGGCACTACGAGCCTGTTTGCTTCATTTCCGTGTTTAATAAATACGACAAGCAATGCCACGGCAGGCCTGCTGCGCATAGAGAACGCCCAGCTTTCCTCGGGCAAGCTGGAGCTGTCGCTTATAAACCTGTATTCTAAGCCTGTAAACGCCACGATATACATCGGTTCTCCGCCGTTCATACGCACAGGATTCGGCTCAAAAAACTTTACTGCCAACCCAAGCGCCTATACCAACCTTTCTACAAGCATATCTTATGAACCGATTCAAGGGCTTACAAACGCATCCTTTTCGGTTCCAATAATGGTATCATACTCGTACGCAGGCACGCACTACTCCTCACTAATGAATTTCATATATGGGACTTCCGCGCAGCAATCCGGCACCAGCATACTGCTGTATATCGCAATAGTGATAGTTGTGCTGCTTGCTCTGATAGGATTGTCCATTGCGCGCATGAAGCTCAAAAAGGGCAAAAAACAAGAAGTGCGTCAAAATGTCTAAGAACGGCAACCATCTCATAAGCATAGTCATACCCACCTTAAACGAAGCAGAAAACCTGCCGCAGCTTTTTTCCAACATACGCGCCGTGCTCTCGCAATACCGGTACGAAATAATCATTGTAGACGGGCACTCAAAGGACAAGACTGTGAGTATAGCAAGGAAAAACGGGGCGCGTGTAATATTCGAGGAAAAAGGAAAGGGCTTCGCCATACGCAAAGGCATAAGCAATTCAAGAGGGGACATAATAATATCGATGGACGCCGACATGTCGCACAGGCCGGAGGAGCTCAAGCTGCTGATATCCGGAATAGACGCCGGGTACGACGTTTGCATGGGCTCACGGTTCCTGCTCGGCGGAGGCTCTGACGACATGCCGCTTTTCAGAAAATTAGGAAACAAGTTCTTCATATTCCTTGTAAACCTGCTGTACGGCTCGCGGTACACCGACCTATGCTATGGGTACAGGAGCTTTACACGCGATGCTGCCAAAAAGCTAGGACTTAAATCTGACGGCTTTGGGATAGAGACCGAGATCGGGATAAAGGCAGTGAAAAAAAGGCTCAGGGTCCTTGAGATACCGAGCTATGAAAAGAAAAGGAATGCAGGTCAGGGCAAGCTAAGGTCGTTCCAAGACGGATGGATAATACTCAAGACCATATTTGGAAACCTTTGAGCGTCACAACTAAGAATTAAGTCCAGTAATCCTGTAAAATCCGAACGTCTTCCCGTCCCTGGCGTAGAGTCCAGTCGCTATAGGTTCGGTCACGAACTGATTTTTTACAGAGCATACGCTGTTAGGTGTGTAGCACCAGTATCCGTAGTCTATGACGAGGCATCCGTACTCCTGGCTGAAATTGTAATAAGAGCTGGGGCTCAGCATGTAGAGCTGCGCGGATGCATGCCCGGTGAGCATGAACAGCGTAGGATCATAGCTGAATACAAGACACGAGCCAGGAATCTTGGAGGCGTTGGTGTATACGAAATGCTCGTAGAACCTTGCAGAACCTGCCTGGCTTATCTCCGACGCAGGCATTGACAGCGGTCCGACAAACATCCATGCCTGAACCGCGATTGCTATGATAATTAGGCTGTAAACACCTAGCCTGATCCTATCCAGTTTCTTCCTTGACTTAGTGATTCTTCTTGCAGCTTTTTCTGCAGAATCCGATATCATGTACACTCCATAGCCTCCGAATATGCATACCGGCGCAGTAAGTGGTATGACAAATCTCCAATCCACGCCGAACGTAACCGCGCCGGCATAAAATGAAGTGTACAGCAACCAAAGCGCCGCGAACCATACTCCTACGGCAAGAAATGCGCCTCTCCTGCCCTTTATAAAGAGCGCAGCGATTGCGCCTACAATCGCCAGGATGGTAAAAAGCACCGGCTGCATAATATAATATCCCTTGTAGAAGTCCTGATACTGGTCAAACCAGAAATACACGTTTGCGCAAAGGTTCGATTCAAAATTCCCAAAGCCAAGCGTCTGGTTGGTAATGTGTGACGCATAGCTAGATGAGCAGCTCTCTGGCACATACGTGCCGGTGGCCCCATAATGCCCATGTAATAGCTCTCCATTGGCATATACCACTTCTGGAGTTATGACAAGCACAAAGAGAAGCACTACAACCAGCGTCCTGGTGTCGAGCACCGTGTCCAGAATTACTTCCCATCCCCTGCCCAGAAACTTTGCTACACTCTTCCAGTCGAAAATCAAGTACATTACAAATATCAGCGGTATGTAGATGAGCGCATCCACTTTCATATAAGCGAGCATTGCAAGAGACGAGAGTGCAAATGCGAACGTGTATACATTCTTCTTATTGGCAAAGACCAGCATTGCAAATACCGCTATTACTGAATACAGCAGCATCGGCATATCCGAAGTTGTAGGGAAGGCCCACACCAGCAGCACCGGTGTCAGCGCCATGAGGATCTCGGAGAAGATTGCAGCCGCGAAGTTCCTGAACACCATGATTGAGACAAAGAACGTGACAAGCACGGCAAGCATGGTGATGAAAAGCTGCTCGTAGTATGCCACATACCTGTTCACCCCGAAAACCGCAAAGCCCAAGGCGAGATTGAACGCTTCGCCAATCGGTTCGTGGAAGACCTGTCCTGAAAAGCACGCATACGGCGTCCCGAAATTGCACATTACTGCCTGCCCGGTGTGTAGCAGCATAAGGGCCATAGACTGATATATAACGTCGTCAAAGAAAAGCTGCTGCGTAGGTTGTACAACCGCAATGGTGAAAGCCAAAAAGAATATGGCGACAGCTATTGCAGCAACAAGCTCCTGCCTTCCAAGGCCCCGCTCTGACAGCATTTTTGCTATGTCCCTGCGCAGGTAGACTAGCAGCGAAAGGAACGCGACGACTGACGCAACAATGCATATGGTAAACGAATACTCCTCTAAAGCCAGATACACACTCAGACCCCTTTCCTGTTAGTCACAAAGAAGCCGTTCAGAAACATATATTTTGTATTCGTCTTTTTCATTGTCTCTATTGCATCGGCAGGGGACATGACTATCGGGAACCCGTGCAGATTGAAGCTTGTGTTCAAAACTATGCCGTAACTCGTCTTTTTTTCGACTTTCCTTATAAGGTCCCTGTATTTTGGGTTTTCGTCCCCTACCATCTGTGGCCTGCAAGTCCAGTCAACGTTCACAACAGATTTTGTCACGTCCCTGAAGCCTTCTCTTACCTTGTAGGCCATTGTCATGTACTTGTCAATGCCTTTGTCATCATACTCGAGCAGCCTGCCGGCCTCTTCTTCAAGCATCGATGGTGCAAAAGGCTGGAACCACTCTCTTTTCTTGACATACATGTTCAGCCTGTCCTTTACTTCAACAGAATCGCTTTGCGCAAGTATACTCCTGTCGCCGAGCGCCCTAGGGCCATACTCCATCCTCCCTTGGAACCAGAAGACATAATTTCCCTCTGTTATTAGATCAGCAGCATGCCCGGGAACTTCCTTTTCTGGCTCGTACTGGTAGCGCAGCTGCCTGTCCTTCTTCAGTATCTGCTCTATCTCAGAGTCCTCGTAGCCCTGGCCTAGGTAGGCTCCAAAATCGTAGTGCGATGACCCAGAAAGCCCATAGTTTGCGTACATCGCGCTACCAAGCGCTATGCCTCCGTCACCCATATGCGGAAAGACATACCAGTGCTTGACGTTTTCAAGATTCCTGATCTTCATGTTTGCCTTTACGTTGGAAAGCACGCCGCCCGCAAAAACAACATCCCCTATGCCAAACCTGTCAACCGCGTTGCTGACCATCTTAACCAAAACGTTTTCAAGTAGCTGCTGCGCCATGAACGCAGTCTGCTCCCTGGGTATGTGCCAGCTGATATCCTGCAGCATCGAGAACTGTCTGACCGGCGAATACCTGGCCTTTATCTGCGTGCCATTGACTATGAAGAAGTTCTTCATTTTGTTGTCCTCAAAGTCAAAGGGGTAAGAATAATCCGCCATAGCCATTATCTTGCCTTCGTCCTCAAGTTCGCGCATGCCTAGTATGTTTGTCACCTGCTCGAAGAATACGCCTATTGAGTTTGTGGCGCTTATGGTCACGTGCCTCTCAAGCTTCTTGTTTTCGAAAGTGCTTATGGTTGCAGACACTCCGTCCCCAAGGCCGTCTACTGTTATTACCAGAGCCTTCTTGAAAGGCGATGTAAATGCAGCAGTAGCCGCATGCGCCGTATGGTGTTCTACAACATGCAGCTTGAAGTTCGTGAAGCCCATATGCTTGAGCTGCCTTGCAACAAGGTATTTGCTCAGCCCCGTGCTGAATGGAACTATGCCTATGCCGGTCATAGAATATTTCAGGTTGTGCCTGAAATCCTCAAACCTGGGCTTTGGTATCTTCCTTCTCCTGAAAAGGTAATAATATTCCTTCATGCGCATCGGCATTATCCTTTCCAAGGTCTTGGTCAGCTCTGTGGTGCTGAAGGCGACATGCTCGACGTCGCCCGGCTTTATGCCCTCATACTTAAGCGCGGCTTCTATAGAATGGTAGGGGAACTGGACCTCAAGCTTTCTCTTGGTGAAGCGCTCTTCGTTCGCGGCGTATACGATCTTGTCGTTTTTTATAAGGGCCGCGCCCGCATCGTGGCCGTCCCATACCCCAAGAACATACATAGAATCAACAGAAATATGTAAATCTACAATTTTTAATGTTTGCTGTGAAGTACCAGATAGGATATGCCTGAGCATCTGCAAGGCACTATCCCGCAAAAGTGAATCTATTTAAAGCTTAACATTAAAATTATTAACCGTGTGTTACGAATAAGGTGTGGTAAATGAACAATCTGCAAGCCAAATTATTTTTAATGTCGCAAAAGTTTCAGACATACTCTAAGCTCATCCTGGTATTTCTCATGATGGGCAGCTTTTTTGCATCATCATTGGTAAGTTTTTCCTCAGCGCAACCGGCCTGTACTTATCCTGGCGGAAGCCCAAATTGTGTGTCTTCAAGCTCCGGTTCTTCATGTTCAAGTTCATCGCTAGTTTCCGAGAACTGCACGCTTGTAGATACCAGCATATGTCCATCTGGCCAATACGCCTGCGTTCCAATAACATATCCTGTTTGCAGCATATATCTATCGGTTAAAACAGTAATATTCATTCTTGGCCTTACGCTAATGCTTCTCGGCGGAGCGCTTTATGCCGGATCGCACGTGATGCCAGGCCAACACAAGGGCTCAATGCAGGGCTATGGAATGGGAATGATAATGGGTGGCATAATAGGCGTAATAATAGCAGTTATAGCGCCCACAATACTCGGCTTCATAACCGGGAATTCAAGCATAGCCTCAACCTGCTGAAGGCGGATTAAATTTTTAGTTGTTGCCTTCTTATTATCTTCATTTAGGGCGGCAGCATGACTAACGTTATCTCCTATGCGGTCAGGACGTATTCGAAGCACTTGGAGCTCATAACGCTGTCATCGCTTTCTTTTGTCATATCCTTTATCATACCTGCGTTCGCGCAGTTTCCAACGTTCAACGATCTCGGTTCCATATTCGTAAGGACCGCAAGCATATACTACAACCTTGATATACAGAGCACAATAATAATAATCGCGGCAACGATGTTTTCGCTGCTTTTCCTAAGCTTCGCTATAGTATCCATGGCTGTGGTCGTAAAGCACAGCAGGACAAGCACCAGGATAACCAAGGAAGTGCTGGACGGCCTTGAAAGTTATACCGGAAAGGTCTTTACCCTGCTGCTTTTGTTCACCGGCGTGCTAATGGTTGCAGACATAGGCCTGTACGGCACAGGCTATGCGGGCATACTTACTGCTGTGCTCGGCCTTGTACTTACGCCTTTCTTCATCTTTGCGCCGTCCTCCATAGTGATAGACGAAAGCAGCGCAATCAGGGCAATAAAGCGCAGCGCAAGGTTCTTCGTAAAGAGGTTCGACTACTTCTTGCTGTGGCTGGCAATTGCGATAATACTTCTCACCATAGTAGATGGAATAGCGATAGGCGTGAGCGGCACATTGGTATCCAGATATGCTGTGCTGGTGGTAGACTCAATATTCGTGCTTCCGTTTCTTACCATACTCATAAACGAGATGTACATGAAGCGGTTCGCCCTCTTAAAGATATAACTAAATAGTTTTTTTACGCAGTCTACTTATGCAAAAACGGCTACCGGTTGTAGTTGCCTTGTTTGCCCTGTTAGCGGCCTTAGGGCAATCCTACGGTTCATACACGAGCCTAAGCAGCTCCCTGAACAATTCCTATTGCACACTAACTGGAAGCTATATGACCATAGGCAACTGCATAGCTTCGTCGATACCATTGGCGCTGATAGGCATTGTCCTGTCTTTTGCAATAGTCGGAATTGCGTACATGTTCGGCGAGATGCTAAACATAAGCAGCATAAAGGGCTGGTATAGGGGGGAATTCTGGGAGGCTGCGAAGTCTACAATGGTAATAATAATTATATTTTCGACGCTGATAATAATAGGCGGATTCGTAAACTCTATTTTCGGCAGCCCGACAGTGTACACCGGGGCGCCCAGCACCTCGAACACAATAACAGCAAACTTCGCGACACTCTACAGTTCAGACTTCACCTATTATATAAATCCGCAGGTGGAATATGTGAACAACACCTTTGCCGCGTCATTTGGGCTCGCCATAGGCATAGGCGTTATAAAGAGCCTCGAATTTTCGCTGTTCCTTCCCATACCAATACCTTTTGTAGGGTCCCTCAACTTCGGGTTTT
This window harbors:
- a CDS encoding arginyl-tRNA synthetase encodes the protein MDPSPLQGVLDSIKDATMSAMRKAGYAEFESALDNAFGLSDGFGDISCNIAFRIAKSISRKPADVASSIISGIGGIEAVKSVKEENGFINFYLDRKKFTALVMEWLLKGGSNAVKSTIGSGKIVVVESPSANPVHPLHMGQVRNALIGNVLANIYAVCGYKVEREDYIDDLGFQVAQAVWGLMHLEELGIEINPNGKFDHEIGKVYVEVNKYAETHEIKEDIAKVLTLMEQDGTYESVLCRDSAEKYVMAEYETLFELNIYHDLLVWESDIIREKLFEKAMKIMEDKGVIDRPKEGKYAGCAIISFDRIKDLPEEFRNLKENVKVLVRSNGTPDYVAKDIAFHMWKFGIFEDSFKYREFVKQPGGSSLYTTSEDGSRMNFGNADMAVNPIDTRQSFEQSFVRLVIDSIGYPEKARNLKHLAYGVVDIEGAKLAGRKGTWLGYTADDLIREARERAYGLIGARFETSQEERASIAAKVALAAIRFEFLRLSNEKKLNFSWATALNFEGRSGPYCQYMFARANRILENYGNEGVLYKSTIKVSGIEDDLEFELVKKMSGCVTVLERSCRELKPNLLVEYAGELALLFGKFYEHKNILKLQDEDEKLSRLEIVTCFKVVMDAVLTVLGVEPLSKM
- a CDS encoding carbohydrate kinase, YjeF related protein: MQSIFICKLIFNIMEGLKDFTIFTKKLLGSADTYNIILNGEHLGFGEKLMVENAGYAISEELRRRYKNKKILFVCGVGGKGAIGLSAARHLIGHASVRVIIVGDVSGIKNKAMLMNYRIVKDLIEVDSITDSNPDDIRRHLRWSDVVVDAIIGIGLVGRLSGLLYRTIKTVNGAGRNVIAIDIPSGIDPDSGAPNIAAIRARQVFVIHKQKTALRKYNADSSIIVDIGLPASIELFSGPGDVRAAVEKQRMDTNKYERGSVLIIGGSEDYRGAPLLSAFGANNTIAALRGGAGYVTVFAPDGIVETISSKSPEIIAKGFNEAHFGEKDMEKLRDIRHNALVIGPGLSEANITFKVVSEIVKYEKEKRNSIVIDATAIKVMAAYKNFIDSNMVITPHYGEFRALAGVDVRKYDLGKRINAAIDFAKDNGCILVLKGNETIITNGDLVKINRAKSPALATMGTGDVLSGIIAAFASSHKNLFESAVAGVYVHSYLGDKLFDEKGMHVVATDIIDALPSFLKDFDVITGV
- a CDS encoding SpoVT/AbrB domain protein, with product MQATPVIRISKVYKSNNFLIVRIPYEVVEGLNIKPGDEVDFFSYKNKYYIFAKKSDITKILTGDEVAPRPTAARPQARPSQSQPTEEELSALKKLDTIRYNERTREKSESVMTQGEKQALQSSIKKGYVVPFKDPKTGTIKYSITKWIYDEFLMRKRPGQQTAQQPGARAPASAAPQGSVQHAPDAGSQNQYITNLHKYGYAVIPTEAEASEVSLMIEDEIRHGIVMGTRAFNKKFYIATKNFIIKNTTKLLNLIRTKPMGVGDIAAAAELNPEGARAILYILSESGEVTEVRKDIFKAV
- a CDS encoding glycosyl transferase family 2, whose amino-acid sequence is MSKNGNHLISIVIPTLNEAENLPQLFSNIRAVLSQYRYEIIIVDGHSKDKTVSIARKNGARVIFEEKGKGFAIRKGISNSRGDIIISMDADMSHRPEELKLLISGIDAGYDVCMGSRFLLGGGSDDMPLFRKLGNKFFIFLVNLLYGSRYTDLCYGYRSFTRDAAKKLGLKSDGFGIETEIGIKAVKKRLRVLEIPSYEKKRNAGQGKLRSFQDGWIILKTIFGNL
- a CDS encoding Carbamoyltransferase codes for the protein MQMLRHILSGTSQQTLKIVDLHISVDSMYVLGVWDGHDAGAALIKNDKIVYAANEERFTKRKLEVQFPYHSIEAALKYEGIKPGDVEHVAFSTTELTKTLERIMPMRMKEYYYLFRRRKIPKPRFEDFRHNLKYSMTGIGIVPFSTGLSKYLVARQLKHMGFTNFKLHVVEHHTAHAATAAFTSPFKKALVITVDGLGDGVSATISTFENKKLERHVTISATNSIGVFFEQVTNILGMRELEDEGKIMAMADYSYPFDFEDNKMKNFFIVNGTQIKARYSPVRQFSMLQDISWHIPREQTAFMAQQLLENVLVKMVSNAVDRFGIGDVVFAGGVLSNVKANMKIRNLENVKHWYVFPHMGDGGIALGSAMYANYGLSGSSHYDFGAYLGQGYEDSEIEQILKKDRQLRYQYEPEKEVPGHAADLITEGNYVFWFQGRMEYGPRALGDRSILAQSDSVEVKDRLNMYVKKREWFQPFAPSMLEEEAGRLLEYDDKGIDKYMTMAYKVREGFRDVTKSVVNVDWTCRPQMVGDENPKYRDLIRKVEKKTSYGIVLNTSFNLHGFPIVMSPADAIETMKKTNTKYMFLNGFFVTNRKGV